The genomic DNA GGATGGGAGGAATaccagtttctttctttttacatgGATTTTATTGTGAAGCATTGCTAGGCATTCTCACAGACAAGTTCATTTCACTGAAAGTGTTGAGCAAAGTGATCAGCCATCTCTAAATGTCTTCAAACACTGAAATGCTGACATTTGCACAAGTCTGCAATCATTTGCTGTATGAGTCGTATCAGAGTGGACAGAGTTGTAAAATGCTCTTGAAAGTGTCCTATCGATAAACTACAATAACTGTGCAAGTCCTGTGTATTTGAGGCAACCCGCTGCCAGCTGCTGCTCTTTACCCCACTGTGTGGGTCTGTTTATCTGTGCCTTTTCTTGCCCATAAACTAGTCTATTGTTAACATGccatgaccagtgttgggtaagttttACTTAAAAGTAGTCCACTACAATTTACaaattctctaaaattgtaaaaaaaactaaaataataataataaaaaaatatttctaaaatacttttctgctcaaatttaaaacaatgactatatttcctccttgttcgtTGTTGACTTTTTAGGGGCGCACACCCTTCAAATGTCTTAAAAACGTGAATAGATGTATatgtgaacataattcatgttttaaatgtattttacatagtattattttaaagaaattgtaACCTTAGTAAtgtacttaattgaaagtcagtaactagagtaataaaaaatgtaatgttacactacCTTTTGACTGAAAAGTAATTGAATTACAGAAATTactttaatcagattacacctaaCACTGGCTATGACTCAGTTAAAAATGATTACTACTCACTATGGTTATTATGACATGATTAATACTAGAGGTCAATGTTTATTCCACATCCTTatctatttttctctctttttttttttctctttaagcAGCACACACTGTTTTGTGGTCTAATGCTTGAGCAGACTTGTATCACTGTGgtcggttttgttttttttgttttttgtttgtttttttttttttttttcttatttagaaATTACAAAGTGTGATATTTGATACCAGCGAACACTGGTTTATGTTCTCTCTTAGCTGCTTGGATATCTATTAATAATTTTATGATATAGTGTCAAAGAGTATGTTTATTTTAGGTATTGTGTGGTGCCTTTGGGTTCATTTTTGGTTGTAGACAATCACTGGGATAAGCATATAGGAGTTATATATGTTATTAAAACATAGAATTTGATTTCAggcattacatactgtatgtgttttaatGCATATTCAGATGTTTCTGTTAAATGGAATATATTTAATGGTTTAGGTTGAAAGTGTGACTTTACATTAAAGAATTACTGCATATTTTGCGATTTTATAGACATTAAACAGGTAATGGGAAAACAGGTCATGGTAAGTTAAAGTGAGTACAGGGAGTCAAAAAAAGGTTGGACTGTAGCACTACCTTGGCTTTATTTTCAGTCAGTTAAATTAACTGCATAAATACATTCCTTAAGTATAAGCTATGTTTCAAGAACACAGGTAATAGCAGACAACTTTTATGTGAAAAGGTTTCTTTGGAAATAAAAATTACACATAAGCAAGTCCACTAACATTTATGTTATTTTCTCCCCCACAACGTACTAAAACTATTAAGACAAAAATGAAACCAGAACAGTGGCTATATCCTATACGGTAATATCATTTACTGTTAATGATGGTCTTAACATGCTTTAAACTGATTTCTATGGGAATGGTTTTACCTAGTCACAAAGAGAAAGAGGTGCTCACTGGAAATTCACTCGATCATAATGCATATCTTACTTGTACAGTATGTGCAACATATTTTACACCTAGATAAACATTTAAAGTTagagtacatttttgttttctgctttTGATACTGTACTTAGTTTGAAGAGACAATTTGACAATGGTTTGTTCTGTGAGCCTCACATTTTCTTTATGCTTTGGTATTAAAACAAGAAAAGGTATAACTATGATGAAAATATTATTTGCCACTATTTTGTTTAAAGTAAGAAATCATTTAAGACAGCAATCCGAAATATGCTTGCATGTGGCAGAGAAAAGTCTTTACTCTTAACATATTTGCAAGATTAGTACATATTTAATGAAGTACATAGTTTTGTATCAGATATTTGGTAGTGGGCTCTAGCTACTGGAACCAATATTTGCTATTTTGAGGTGATTTACTGTGTAAAAGACAAGTGATATGATTTTGAggattgtgtttatttttttatgtttgatcaCAATATGTTGATTCAAATGTTCTTTTGACCATGATTGAtgactgttgattttttttatatgctgTATAAAAAGAGACTTTATGATGTTTCCAAAGGTCACCCTAATTGACTCGTAGGTTGAAGCTTCGCCAGTGACAGAGTTACGTAAAGGTTTTAAAGCTGCCTGCTGCCATAGATAGGATGCAAGTACAATTGATCAGTAATCTTGTGAATAAATGCATTGTAGACATACAGCATTGTGACCTGTCCATGTAACATTCTGATTGTATGTTTCTCATCAGAGAGTTGTCTTTGATTCTGAGACTGAATTACAGGATTCACCTCCAGTTCCCCGAGCTTACAGTGTCTGCTGGTGTTAAAATCACTTATTTGCTGCCAAGCACCAAAAATATAAACCGATGACTAGTGAATCAAGCTGATGCTGTGTTCTAGGGGGACTACAGGTGTGTCAGTGCATTTATTGAgcaaataaagacaaaaatattgaaaaactcTGATGTTGTTATTTTGAGGATATTAATGTTATAAGGATAacagcagattttgaaagtgaaatAGTATAATTTAGTGTGATACTTGACCCTGCATTCAGGCAGCATTTCATCTAAGTAGATTCCATTACAAAAGCCATTTAGTAAAACAAATCAGCTTTAAGCTTCACTGAATCAATTCAGTTAATGTGTTCCAGTTCACACACATTGTTATGGCTACACACAAATAGAGAATGGGAAAGCTGAACAGTTAAAAATCAACACAAATGATTTCTGTAAAGTAAAACATAGCATACAGTAGCATATGTAATGCTAAATCATTGAACAATTTTGACAAGCTGAGATGCTTGTCTCCTGTTTCTGGTTGGTGGTCTTTGCTCAGCTTGGCTGTGCTGAGTGGCCAATCTGGATTGAGCCAGGTGGCTGTTCTGGCTTGCTGGTCTAGACTGGTCTTGGTTTTCAGGAAGGTTTACTGGTTTTGACTGGACTTGTTGGCCAGGCTGGCTAGTTGGTCAAGACTGGGCTTGGTTATGCTGTGAATTGGGCCTCTCTGTGACCACCTCTGATTCATTTTGGACTGGGTTACTCACAGGTTTTTTGACTCCTTAGCAGGTTGGTCCACATTTATGTTTTCCTGCAAAAATAAGAGTCAGGACTattcaaatgtaatattttagaaCAACAGCATAATAAGGAGGAGAAATGGTTGATATCAAAACCTCATCACATTGTGAGAGATTCTGTTTGATGCCTGGCTGCCATCAGGGGCCTCATGGGCCTGGCTTGTAGCTGATTTTGTCCATCCCCAGGTACTGAGGTGATCCTGCCGTCCTTTGAGTGTGCagtagaagatggatggattgatggatggatggttggttggttggtttatGCGAACAGGAAGAATGTGTCATGGTACATCCCATGTACCCTGGAAATGACACCATGCACTTCCATGCTGATAATGGGAAATGTATGAattagatagatactgtagagagatagatggatggacagacagatagaagatggttggttggttggttggttggataGATGGACTGATGGTtggatggttggttggatggaAAGGGATTGTTggttggatagatggatggatggatagaagatggatggttggttggttggttggatggatggttggCTGGATGGTTGGATGATAGGTTGGATAGATGGACTGATGGTTggctggttggttggttggttggttggttgattggatggatgaatggatggatagaagatgtatgtatgtatggatggatggatggttggtttATGCGAACAGGAGGAATGTGTTGTGGTAAATCCCATGTGCCCTGGAAATGACACCATGCACTTCCATGCTGATAATGGGAAATGTATGAATTAGATAGACAGATACTGTAGAGAGATAAACGGACGGACAGTCAGATAGAAgatggttggttggttgattgAATAGATGGACTGATAGTTGGTTGGATGgaaagggatggatggatggatggatggttggttggatggTTGGTAGGCTGGATAAATGGACTGATGGTTggctggttggttggttggttggatggatggattgttggttggatgaatggatggatggatggatggatggatggatggatggatggatggatggatggatggttggttggttggttggtttatGCGAACAGGAGGAATGTGTCGTGGTAAATCCCATGTGCCCTGGAAATGACACCATGCACTTCCATGCTGATAATGGGAAATGTATGAATTAGATAGACAGATACTGTAGAGAGATAAACGGACGGACAGTCAGATAGAAgatggttggttggttgattgAATAGATGGACTGATAGTTGGTTGGATGGAAAGGGATggttggatagatggatggatggatggatggttggttggatggTTGGTAGGCTGGATAAATGGACtgatggttggttggttggatggatggattgttggttggatgaatggatggatggatggatggatggatggatggatggatggttggttggttggttggtttatGCGAACAGGAGGAATGTGTCGTGGTAAATCCCATGTGCCCTGGAAATGACACCATGCACTTCCATGCTGATAATGGGAAATGTAtgaattagatagatagatggatggttggctggctggatggatggttggatggtaGGTTGGATAGATGGActgatggttggatggatggttggCTGGCTGGATAGATGGACTGAATGTTGGTTGGATGGAAAGGGATggttggatagatggatggatggatgaatggatagaagatggatggatgtttggttggttggttggttggttggttggttggatggatggttggctggatggatggatgataggttGGATAGTTGGACTgatggttggttggatggatggatggttggctGGATAGATGGACTGATGGTTggctggttggttggttggttggttggatggatggatggatggatggttggttggatgaatggatggacagaagatgtatgtatgtatgtatgtatgtatggatggatggatggatggatggttggctGGATAGATGGACTGATGGTTggctggttggttggttggttggttggttggttggatggttggttggttggatggatggttgTATGGACTGATAGTTGGTTGGATgattggttggatggatggatggatggttggttggttggatggactgatagttggttggatggatggttggttggatggatagggatggttggatggatagatggactgATGGATGGTAGGTTGGATAGATGGACTGATGGTtggatggttggttggatggatggatgatagggATGGTTGTCTGGATAgatggttggttggatggatggatggttggttggttggttggttggatggataAAGAgaagatgggtggatggatggatggatagatagaagatggatggatggatggatggatggttggctggttggttggtttggatggatggatggatagatgtatGTATGGTTGGATAGACTGATAGTTGGTTGGATGgaagtatagatagatagatagatagatagatactgtactagtaaatgatcaattatcaaaacaaACCTTTCCTCTCACACCAGGTTGAATGTGGCCATGGTCTGTGGCTATAAATGTAGTGTGGCCTTCTGCAGCTGATGGTCTCTTCAGTAATAATAAGAGAGTAAACAGACCAATTACAAGTATTTGTGGAATGGACAAGGCAAATATTCTTTGCACTCAGTGCAATTTGTCTACAACTgcgtaattaaaaacaaatgactTTATAAGGCAAGACTATGTTTTtctggtttcatacattttaatctttttaaaagTTCAGCCAATAATTAGGCACACAGATGAAAGCAATGCATTGTCAAACGAGACTGATACTGTTACCTCTTTTAAATGTTTTGGGATGGTCCAGTTCTGTAGTTTTTTGTGACTTAAAGGCATTTTTATACTGCAGAAATCATAACAGATATGTTTAATATGTCAGGTTattcaattcaaaataaaaataaaataaaaatataaaaaaacattattgcagATATGATGACAGTTTAGGTAGCCTACCTGGTTTGCAGAGTAATTAGTCGACATCTTTCAGCTTGGATTTTTTGGAAGTGGTCCCCAAGCAACCTCTGAAAAAACATCAGAGCGTTCAAATCACGAGTTcaccttttgttttttggcacttAAAAGTAGGCACTTATTAATCAACCTGTAAAATCATCTCTTATATATTATATGTGAGcgtataaaaaagaaagaaaaacattgcaATTTTACTCTAGATGAAGTTGTtcgcaaggagctctaaaataatGGTTGTACAGCATCTTCCCAAAAGTGAGGGTCGCTGTTGAGCGTTTGAGCTTAATGTTGCATACTCAGCGTTCCGCCGAAGAAAAACAATGTCTGATGTCGTTTTCTGAAGAGATGTAGCGTCATATTAGGGCATAATCATAAAGTATATTGTACAATATCTAAACAAACAGTAAGGATAAATtctatttttcactctattttctctttatttttcaagCTTGACATGCAAAAGTGCAAAAGGTAGCGTTTGGTTTATTCTAATGCAGTTTTATTGATACAGCTTCTGCGACTGACATGCAAGTGTCAACATCTGCAGCTGTCAGTGAGGCGAGAGGAAGAAGTGCTGAAGATGTGGACAACTCAAAAACACACTTCAGAGTCTGTCGGTTTATCATTGAGTCTGGTACTTGCACTTTATCTGACTATTTGTTTTCTGTTCCAACACTGGAATTGTAAGTTAGCCACTACATATTGGCTTGCATTGTGGCATTATCAAAGGATGAATTGTCTAGTTTCGTATTGAATGCCTCTCATGTTTTCCATATCCGTAGGTGTGAAGTTAGACATGAGATCTGTGCCAATGGCTACTGCATGTGTACTGTATCACAAGTTCTTCCAGTCTGCCAGTCTGCAGGTCTATGAGCCTTATCTAGTGGCCATGTCCGCAATCTACCTCGCAGGCAAAGTGGAAGAGCAACATCTCAGGACAAGAGATATCATCAATGTCTGTCACAGGTGTAAGAGGAGGACTTTATTGTACTCTAGCTCTCTGAGACAATACATAGTAGCTCATCTCTGTCCATCAATCCCTGTGTTTTAGGTATTTTCATCCAGAGAGTGATCCACTAGAGTTAGATGGGAAGTTCTGGGAGTTGAGGGACAGTATAGTACGGTGTGAACTCCTCATCCTCAGACAATTGAACTTCCAAGTGTCATTTGAGCATCCACAGAAGGTAGTACGTGCTGTAGGATTCTTGTTCatagtgtacattttttttttaattgatattggttttaagtggtatttagcTGAATGAGCAGTTATATAGTGTATTTTTCtatacatttacttatttatttctaTCCAAGAC from Myxocyprinus asiaticus isolate MX2 ecotype Aquarium Trade chromosome 29, UBuf_Myxa_2, whole genome shotgun sequence includes the following:
- the LOC127420472 gene encoding cyclin-Q-like isoform X1, coding for MQVSTSAAVSEARGRSAEDVDNSKTHFRVCRFIIESGVKLDMRSVPMATACVLYHKFFQSASLQVYEPYLVAMSAIYLAGKVEEQHLRTRDIINVCHRYFHPESDPLELDGKFWELRDSIVRCELLILRQLNFQVSFEHPQKYLLHYQLSVRSLLNRHAWSRTPVAETALALLKDSYHGSVCVHHKPQHLALTSLYLALQTYGVQLPRGEVEWWQVFCADITKPQIETIMSELLQLYDMEAKCT
- the LOC127420472 gene encoding cyclin-Q-like isoform X2 codes for the protein MWTTQKHTSESVGLSLSLVLALYLTICFLFQHWNCVKLDMRSVPMATACVLYHKFFQSASLQVYEPYLVAMSAIYLAGKVEEQHLRTRDIINVCHRYFHPESDPLELDGKFWELRDSIVRCELLILRQLNFQVSFEHPQKYLLHYQLSVRSLLNRHAWSRTPVAETALALLKDSYHGSVCVHHKPQHLALTSLYLALQTYGVQLPRGEVEWWQVFCADITKPQIETIMSELLQLYDMEAKCT